In the genome of Calothrix sp. PCC 6303, the window GCTACTACTCCCCATCATCCCAGATAAAGATGGTAAAACAGTTCGCTGGTATTCCCTCGTTGTGGGGCTAGTTGACTTTGCAATCATTATTTGGGCATTTTACACTGGGTACGATTTTTCTAACCCTGATTTACAACTAGTTGAAAGTTACTCTTGGGTACCCCAACTAGATTTAAATTGGTCGGTAGGGGCAGATGGTTTATCCATGCCCCTAATAATTTTGACAGGATTTATTACCACCCTGGCAATACTGGCAGCTTGGCCCGTTACACTGAAACCAAAGTTATTCTATTTTCTCATATTGGTGATGTACGGCGGACAAATTGCCGTGTTCGCAGTTCAGGACATGCTGTTGTTTTTCTTGGTATGGGAACTGGAACTAGTACCCATCTACATTTTGCTGTCAATTTGGGGCGGTAAAAAGCGTCAATATGCAGCAACCAAGTTTATCCTTTATACAGCAGGTGGTTCGCTGTTTATCTTACTAGCTGCCTTGACAATGGGCTTCTACGGCGATACCGTTACATTCGACATGCGATCGCTTGCCCTCAAGGATTACGCTTTTAACTTCCAACTCCTGATGTATGCGGCATTCCTCATTGCATACGCCGTCAAATTACCAATTATCCCCCTCCATACCTGGCTACCTGATGCCCACGGTGAGGCTACAGCGCCCGTACACATGCTGTTGGCGGGAATTTTGCTGAAAATGGGTGGATATGCCCTAATTCGCATGAATGCCCAAATGCTGCCCGATGCCCACGCTTATTTTGCGCCTGTACTGGTGGTGTTGGGGGTAGTCAATATCATCTACGCTGCCCTGACATCATTTGCCCAGCGCAACCTGAAGCGGAAAATTGCCTATTCTTCCATCTCCCACATGGGCTTTGTCCTCATTGGTATTGCCTCGTTTACGGAATTAGGCTTGAGTGGGGCAGTGCTACAAATGGTTTCCCACGGCTTAATTGGTGCCAGTTTATTCTTCTTAGTGGGGGCAACCTACGACCGAACACATACCCTCATGTTAGATGAAATGGGTGGTGTCGGTAAAAAGATGAGTAAAATTTTCGCCATGTTTACCACCTGTTCAATGGCATCACTAGCATTGCCAGGGATGAGCGGTTTTGTGGCAGAGTTAATGATATTTGTTGGCTTCTCTACTAGCGATGCTTACAGCCCAACATTTAAAGTCATTACCGTGTTTCTCATGGCAGTTGGAGTCATTTTAACTCCAATTTATTTACTGTCAATGTTACGAGAAATTTTCTACGGTGAAGAAAACGCAGAATTAGTATCTCACCAAAAATTAGTTGATGCTGAACCGCGTGAAATCTTCATTGTTGCTTGTTTATTGATTCCAATCATCGGCATTGGTTTATATCCCAAGCTATTAACCCAAATGTATGACTCCACAACCTTACAACTAACAGCAAGGTTGCGCGATTCAGTACCCGCATTAGCTGAACATCAAGTTACACCAGCAGCTTCTTTGAATGCACCTTTAATTGGTGTGGAATAGTTAAAAATTTCTATTTACATACTTTAAATGGAGATGCGATCACTATAGGTACCTACCTTTATGATATCGCGTCTCCATTTCTGTCTATTGGAAATTTTTGATTACCGATCTCAAATTGCAATCAAACACAAATATTAAGGCTGAGGAGCAGCTTTAATATTGCTTTCCAAAGACTGTAAAGCTGTCGTAAGTTTTGCCTTCACTGGTTTTGGTTCTTTAAGAAGATCATTCACCTCATCTGCATTTTCTTCAATTAAATCGTAGCTTTTAGATGACTTTGCTTTGATCCCGTCTTCAACTGTGCTCCAAGATTCTTCAAATTCATCAAATTCTTTCTTAGCAGTTGGGAAATCACCAGCATCTACAGCTGTCTTTGTTTTGGAAACAACTGCCAGTAAACTTCCATAACTTGATTTGCCATCTGTAGAGGCAGCATTAGAAACAGGACTAGCGCTGGTGGTGGATGTTGTAGGAGATTGTTCAGCACCATTGCATCCAGTTAGCGCTAACAAACTAATACCCGCAGCAACAAACAATTGATTGAGACGTGGCATCATAAATTTCTCTCGAATAATAAAAATACTAACTTAAAGTTAGAAAAATTGTTATTTTCTTAAGACAACGTTAAAAGAATTTAAATATCCGGCAATACTTTTAACCAAGTATTTCTGCTGTCTTTTAGTTGTAATTACCATTACCTGATATAACCGTCCCTCGGCA includes:
- a CDS encoding NAD(P)H-quinone oxidoreductase subunit 4, translating into MNTANFPWLTTIILLPVVAALLLPIIPDKDGKTVRWYSLVVGLVDFAIIIWAFYTGYDFSNPDLQLVESYSWVPQLDLNWSVGADGLSMPLIILTGFITTLAILAAWPVTLKPKLFYFLILVMYGGQIAVFAVQDMLLFFLVWELELVPIYILLSIWGGKKRQYAATKFILYTAGGSLFILLAALTMGFYGDTVTFDMRSLALKDYAFNFQLLMYAAFLIAYAVKLPIIPLHTWLPDAHGEATAPVHMLLAGILLKMGGYALIRMNAQMLPDAHAYFAPVLVVLGVVNIIYAALTSFAQRNLKRKIAYSSISHMGFVLIGIASFTELGLSGAVLQMVSHGLIGASLFFLVGATYDRTHTLMLDEMGGVGKKMSKIFAMFTTCSMASLALPGMSGFVAELMIFVGFSTSDAYSPTFKVITVFLMAVGVILTPIYLLSMLREIFYGEENAELVSHQKLVDAEPREIFIVACLLIPIIGIGLYPKLLTQMYDSTTLQLTARLRDSVPALAEHQVTPAASLNAPLIGVE